A window of Paenibacillus sp. 19GGS1-52 contains these coding sequences:
- a CDS encoding sigma-70 family RNA polymerase sigma factor, translating to MNHPDEYSQLIALVLAGSREAYSELYERTIRDVYPTVHFLVREPSDTDDVVQEIYIQLYRSLGQFDVNRPFRPWLMGLAMRQIHAYRRKSWSHFRILKKAEQVEQGIEYDFSSKIVDKISYQPLLASVDRLPYKLKQAVILHYLNEYSQEEISVILSIPLGTVKSRIHGALQKLRQKQKTNILVRGKVEDLHES from the coding sequence ATGAATCATCCAGATGAATATTCGCAGCTCATCGCGCTTGTGCTTGCCGGCAGCCGTGAAGCGTACAGTGAGCTATATGAGAGAACCATTCGGGATGTTTATCCAACCGTTCATTTCCTCGTTCGCGAACCTAGTGATACAGATGATGTCGTTCAGGAGATTTATATTCAGCTCTACCGGTCTCTGGGGCAATTTGACGTAAACCGTCCTTTTCGTCCCTGGCTAATGGGTCTGGCTATGCGGCAAATTCATGCTTATCGAAGAAAGAGCTGGAGTCACTTCCGTATCCTCAAAAAAGCGGAGCAGGTGGAGCAAGGGATAGAATACGATTTCTCTAGCAAGATAGTGGATAAAATATCCTATCAGCCCTTACTTGCTAGTGTAGATCGTCTACCCTACAAGCTGAAGCAAGCCGTCATCCTGCACTATTTGAATGAATACTCCCAAGAGGAAATTTCGGTGATTCTCAGCATTCCGCTCGGAACCGTGAAATCTCGCATTCATGGGGCTCTACAGAAGCTGAGGCAGAAGCAAAAGACCAACATTCTTGTAAGGGGAAAGGTGGAGGATCTGCATGAATCTTGA
- a CDS encoding helix-turn-helix transcriptional regulator translates to MKILHHPQIEDMQLSSVLHALSDPVRLQIISDIAAGGEQPCNNFDVPIAKSTLTHHIRTLREAGVIQVRVQGTQHIIALRSEDLNTCFPGLLAAILSVGKNTTT, encoded by the coding sequence TTGAAAATATTGCATCATCCACAAATAGAGGATATGCAGCTAAGCTCCGTACTGCATGCCTTAAGTGACCCCGTGCGGTTGCAGATTATCAGTGACATCGCCGCCGGTGGTGAGCAGCCCTGCAACAATTTTGATGTGCCGATCGCTAAATCAACCTTGACTCATCATATCCGCACGCTGCGGGAAGCAGGAGTTATACAGGTTCGAGTTCAGGGCACGCAGCATATTATTGCGCTGAGGTCCGAGGATTTGAACACTTGTTTCCCGGGACTGCTAGCCGCCATATTGAGTGTGGGAAAGAATACCACTACGTAA
- a CDS encoding MFS transporter — translation MSQSNASPAVAEKEYVFREGLIVSMLGFIIILIVMNTMMFNLALPQITKEFALSNIASSWIVTGYSIIFAIMSITFSRLSDFIPIRTLFTIGLSLFGAASVIGLFSDSFIVLLSARLLQAAGAASVPGLAIVLITRYIPAERRGNSMAVVISASSLGLGLGPVVGGTVTQYLGWHDLFIITGISLLLIPVFYRLIPKEQPQKGTFDLLGAVFIGIGTTGVLLFLTSRSWILLIIGVVSLILFWVRIHRAQNPFVQPSLFRNKTYMSLITLGIVSYINNFATLYLLPQVLAHLYGLTPAQSGLVIFPGAIVSMLLSNRVGRIINRYGNGLFIRFSPWLLLSAAALFALSAGTSFYAIMSVYILLSVGFSTLTTSVSNQISDILHVDEIGAGMGFFQLVQFFGGAFSVTMTSIALNAQSSLPLATAYSHIFWGMTVMAVIAIICSMIYASFHKRNVYSAAVTAPLEDC, via the coding sequence ATGAGTCAGTCTAACGCTTCACCTGCAGTAGCCGAGAAGGAATATGTATTCCGTGAAGGTCTTATTGTTTCTATGCTCGGGTTCATTATTATCCTTATCGTTATGAATACGATGATGTTTAATCTGGCTCTGCCGCAAATCACAAAAGAATTTGCTCTATCCAATATAGCCTCTTCCTGGATTGTCACCGGATACTCGATCATATTCGCGATTATGTCGATCACTTTCTCCAGGCTGTCCGACTTCATTCCCATCCGCACCTTGTTTACCATAGGTCTTAGCTTGTTCGGAGCGGCTTCCGTGATCGGGCTATTCAGCGACAGCTTTATCGTGCTGCTCTCCGCAAGACTGCTGCAAGCTGCGGGGGCGGCTTCTGTGCCAGGCCTCGCGATCGTGCTTATCACCAGATATATTCCAGCAGAACGCCGGGGGAACTCGATGGCTGTAGTAATCTCCGCCAGCTCCCTTGGACTCGGTCTAGGGCCAGTAGTTGGGGGTACTGTAACTCAGTATCTGGGCTGGCATGACCTATTCATTATCACTGGGATTTCTTTGCTGCTTATCCCTGTCTTTTACCGTTTAATTCCTAAGGAGCAACCACAGAAGGGTACCTTCGATCTGCTAGGTGCCGTATTCATCGGTATCGGGACAACTGGTGTTCTGCTGTTCCTGACCAGCCGCTCTTGGATTCTGCTTATTATCGGAGTCGTATCCCTGATTCTGTTCTGGGTGCGGATTCACCGTGCACAGAACCCATTTGTGCAGCCGTCCCTTTTTCGCAACAAAACGTATATGTCACTGATAACACTAGGCATCGTGTCCTATATCAACAACTTTGCCACACTCTATTTGCTCCCGCAGGTACTGGCACACCTATATGGTCTGACACCGGCACAATCGGGTTTGGTTATTTTCCCTGGTGCCATTGTGTCCATGCTGCTCTCCAACCGGGTTGGACGAATCATTAACCGCTACGGCAACGGACTGTTCATCAGGTTCTCCCCTTGGCTGCTGCTCTCGGCTGCAGCGCTGTTTGCTCTTTCAGCCGGAACGTCATTTTATGCCATCATGAGTGTCTATATCTTGCTAAGCGTCGGTTTCTCCACACTGACAACTAGTGTATCTAATCAAATTTCGGATATCCTGCATGTTGATGAAATCGGCGCAGGCATGGGCTTTTTCCAGCTAGTCCAGTTCTTCGGGGGTGCCTTCAGTGTTACCATGACCAGTATTGCGCTGAACGCTCAGAGCTCTCTTCCCCTTGCGACGGCCTATTCCCATATTTTCTGGGGGATGACAGTCATGGCGGTTATCGCCATTATCTGCTCGATGATTTATGCTTCATTCCACAAAAGAAACGTCTATTCAGCAGCTGTCACTGCTCCACTCGAAGACTGTTAA